A segment of the Aureliella helgolandensis genome:
GAGGGAGTTGCTCTTGCGGAAGGGGGACGGTTGCAATTCTATACCTATGAGTCTATTCTCCAGCGGTTGTTGTCGCTTGGTATCAGTCTGTAACAAACTGTCGGAAATGTTCGCGCTTGACCTAACCTGAGCGCTGCTGAGAGGTGGAGATCGCTCCAGCGCGTCGATTGAAAGCGAATTACGCATGCCGCACCTAGATGATCGATTGAAAGCTGTCGCGCGACAGCTCCGCTCCGAGGTGCACGTCGATATTGGTTCCGACCATGGCCATCTCTTAAAGGCCCTCTTGGCGGCCGGACGAATCCGTCGTGGTATCGCCATTGAGAATAAACGCCAGCCCTTCGAAAACTCGAGGCATACCCTGGCGGGAGTGAATGCGGAAGTGCGTTTCGCGGATGGTTTAGAAGGAGTGCAGCACGGCGAGGCGAATAGTCTCAGTATCTGTGGCATGGGGGCAGAATCCATTTTAAACATCCTCCAGGCGTTTCCCTCCCGAGTGCCCCCGTTGGTCGTGTTGCAGCCCAATCGTTGCCCTGAAGTGTTACGCGCATGGGGGCTGCGAAATGGTTTTCATCTGTGCGACGAACAGTTGGTCTACGGACACTGGCCCTACCCCATCCTCCGCTTTGAACAGGCACAAGACGCTCGTGATCCTGCCTACGAGGGGCTGGGACGCGAAGCCGCGTTGCTCTGGGGGCCGCATTTAATTCGGCGGTGGGAGCCCGAGTTCGTGGCTCGCCTCCGCGAAGAAAAACGCTATTGGAGTGACTTCAAACGCTTGGGGCCAGACAACGCCCAGCGGCTGCAGCTCCTCCATCAAATTTTGTCAGGTGTGCAGCAGTGATTTTGCCCGCTGATGCCTGGGGCGTAGGTGGCCCAAGGCCGTCCGTTGGCTTCCGCATTGCTTTCAACAATTGCGCGTCGACACCCTACTGAGGAAGGTGCGGAGCGGCATTCAGCGGCTCGCTACGAGACTGCTGTGCATTTCTATTCGGTCGAGACGGAAGTGGAAGCAAGATACCGCAACACAATTTCATTGGGAGACGCCATAAAGCATTCGCGTTCGGGGGCATCTGCAATCCAAATGATGGGACGGAGAGTCGGTTCCGTGCGAAGTTGTGCCGGATCGACAAGCCAGTCAACGTCGACGCGATGCTGGAGGTCGGGGAATTCCCAGGTCCATTGTTGACCAGAGCTCGCTATTCCTACTGCGAAATCATCGTCGAGTTCGCTCCAGTTTTTCGGCCAAGAATTGTCGTTCGCTCTCATGTGTTCAATGCACATATAAGCTACCGCCTGGGCAGCGTACGCGCTGCGAGTCACTTCGAAATTATGGCGAGTGCGGGCAATGACCATTAAGATGGTCCAAACTAATACTGCAGCAAGGGAGACCGACAGCATCAAGGTTTTCAAATTGAATTGTAGGCTGCGCATCATCGTAACCGTGTCCGAGTAGCGACCCTTGGGGAGGCCAATTGGGTCAATTGCTGTCGTCGCAGGAATGGAAGGGGCCAATCCAAAATGTTCTGAAAGGTGAAGCCCAGATTGTCGTTATGGCTCAAACATTTGTATTCACCTGAAAGGGCGTTGACCGCGGATTTTGCTCTGCGGTGCAGTCTGTCGCGATTGCACAAGTCGAAGACTGGGGAGGGATTGCCGGAGAGCGGCAATTCCGGAATCGGTCACCTTGGTATCGACGAGGTTGAGATTCTGGAGTTTCGGCCAGCTCCTGAGTTCCATCAATCCGGTGTCGGTCAGAGCTGAGCTCTTGATCGATAAAACTTCAATGTGTGGCATGCCACCGATGTTCTTCAGCCAACCGTCATCAATTCGGGGATCATTCAAGTGCAGATAAATCGACCGCCCAGAGAATGTGTCTCCCACCAACTGCCGAAGTAAAAACTGGCCCCGCGGCTCTGTAAAGACTTGGGCATTGACGGTCTTCAACATGGCGATCTGGTATCGATCCAAGTACCACGGAACGAGAATTGCATTTGCGGCTGCGAGCAATACTGCGACTACCGCAACGCTGATTAGGAACGTGCGAATTCCAAATTGCAGCCTCCGTGGGCTAGGAGCATTAGAGGGCGATTGCATGGGAGTTCCTCGTCGTGGTTTACCCTTAATGCAAGAACGCGTTCATTCAGCAGGCTTACGAGACTGGTATTCGCGTCTACGCGGATTCATGACGCGGAAGGTTGTTGCCAGCGTTTTATCGATTTTCAAAGCGATAGAGATGGGTCGTGGTTCTTACGATTAGAGAATCTCCAATGACCGCCGGAGAGGCGTTGCAGCCACTGGGGAGTGTGTTTTCCGATACGAGTTGCGGAGTATCGCCGAGCGTGTACACGTAGCCCTTGCCGTCATGATCAAACGCGTAGAGGTGAGTTTTCGTGGCAAGCAGTGATGCGCTGAACTTGCCTCCCAATCGCTCTTTCCAAACAATCTCGCCGGTCTCCAGGTCGAGTCGCTCTAGGATGCCATCATCGGTGACGTCGAACAAGCGCCCTGCGACCAGTACCGGACTGGGCTTGGCGCCGATGCCCTTGCGTTGGCTCCACTGGACATGCGTGTCGGTGACATCGCCCTGCCCATCGACTCTAACGCACAACATCTGTGCTTTGCTGAAACCACTGCTGAAGTAAATTCTCTCGCCATCGAACAGCGGTCTGACGGTGGTCGAATGCTCGTCGTAGCGGACCCGCCAGAACTCTTCACCGGTGTCCGGATTGAGGGCTAGTAGAGTCTTGCTGGCTGGGCTGATCAGCTGATCGACTCCTCCGACTTGGATGATGATGGGGGTTGAGTAGGCTTTGTAGAAATCTCCGTTGTCGGTGCCATAGTCGATATCTCGATCGACTTTCCAGATCGTCTGCCCTGTGTGTCGGTCGAGCGCTATGGCGTATTGAAAATCAAAGCCATCCATGTGAAAGATCAATTTGTTTTCATACAGGATCGGCGAGCTGCCTGGCCCTCGGAAGTGGTTGCAGGGTAAATCGCGTCGTTCCCATATCGTTTCCACTGTATTGCGGTCGAGACAAGCGGTGCCGTACGATCCGAAATGGACATACACATGTTGCTCGTCCAAGATGGGAGTTGGAGAAGCGTAGGTGTTCGTCGCGTGGTGATCGGGTTGAGGGGTGTTGTTGTCGTAGAGCAGTCGATCGTGCTTGATGGCGCCGGTAGCAAAGTCGATGCATAGCACGGAAAGCTGGCTGCCATCCTCCGATGCCGTGGTTAGCCAGACCTCGCCGTCCGAGGCGACAGGCGAAGACCATCCACGGCCGTGAATGGCAGTTTTCCACACGCAATTGTCTTCCTCGGACCAGTGCGTTGGAAGTTGGGCCAACAAGGCGAGTCCGTTGGCGGAATTGCCACGGAATTCACGCCAGCTATCTGCCGACGTTAGGTCCGCAGCCTGCCCTTGGGCCTGAAGCGCCAGCAGCGACCAGGAAGCTGCAAAAGCTAATGTCACCACGGCTTGTGAGGCAGAACGAATATGGGATGGGGGCACTCTAGTGGACATCATGGCATTCAGTAGGTGTTCGAGTGGAGAGCCGGAGGGGTGTTGCAGGGGCGCCAAGCGTTGCTGCACCCATTCTAAACGAAACAGGGAGAGCCATTGGCGTTGCGCGGGGCGATAATTGCGGGAAATAACACCGCTAGCCTCATCCTGGCGAGAGTTCAGTGCGGTTCATCCAGCGATTTTAAGAAAGTACTGGATCGCAGGGCAGTCTCCAGGGGCCGGTGTCCCCGACGCGGTTCGCCCCGAAACTCATCCCCGTGGGCTGGAAGCGGCAGCGGGACGTTGCCGGTTTTAGACCGCAGCCTTCATGAAAGGTTCTCGATTCCCTCGCGGATCCATTACGAATGTTACGCAAGATGTTCGGACGAATCCGACCGAATCGAGTTCGCGGGACTACGAACTTCTGGGAAGCAATTCCAATTGGCTGTCGGCTGTTGAACCGCAGCGACGGGGAAGTTGTGGATATCAGCTCCATCGCTAACTAATCGGCGACCCATTGTTCGGCAGTGGATTTGATTCCCTTCAAGTCCAATTTACCGCTTCCTAGGATAGGGATGGCTTCCACTTGCAGGAAGCTATCCTCACTAGGTAGGTAGAGATTGGGGAGGCCTGCGGCGCTGAGCATTCGCAGGATTTCTGATTTGGGCCGAGGCAATTCGGTGTGCAGCACGATCAGGCGTTCGCCCCGTTTGATGTCGGGCACACTGGTAACCGCCACCCGCAATGTCCCCTCTTCATCGGTTCCCACGATCTGGGCTAGAGCTTCCTCAATCTGGATGTGAGGCACCATCTCTCCGGCAATTTTGGAAAATCGGCTTAGTCGGCCGGTGATATGAATAAACCCCTCGCGATCGATGAACGCCACATCGCCGGTGCGGTACCAGCCATCGTGCATTACTTCCGCGGTTAAGTCGGGTTGGTTCAAGTAGCCTTGCATGACGTTGGGGCCACGGATTTCCAGTAAACCAGGTTGTTCGGCAGGTAGCACATGGTCATTGTCCAAATCGACCGTCCGGGCTTCGATCCGATTGCAGGCTTGGCCGACGCTTCCCTCACGCAGACCGACCGTCGGACGGTTCCCTTGACGCGACGGAGGGATGTTGACGGAAACCAATGGGCTGAGCTCGGTGGTTCCGTAACCCTCGACCGGTCGCACGC
Coding sequences within it:
- a CDS encoding tRNA (adenine(22)-N(1))-methyltransferase, yielding MPHLDDRLKAVARQLRSEVHVDIGSDHGHLLKALLAAGRIRRGIAIENKRQPFENSRHTLAGVNAEVRFADGLEGVQHGEANSLSICGMGAESILNILQAFPSRVPPLVVLQPNRCPEVLRAWGLRNGFHLCDEQLVYGHWPYPILRFEQAQDARDPAYEGLGREAALLWGPHLIRRWEPEFVARLREEKRYWSDFKRLGPDNAQRLQLLHQILSGVQQ
- a CDS encoding outer membrane protein assembly factor BamB family protein, whose translation is MMSTRVPPSHIRSASQAVVTLAFAASWSLLALQAQGQAADLTSADSWREFRGNSANGLALLAQLPTHWSEEDNCVWKTAIHGRGWSSPVASDGEVWLTTASEDGSQLSVLCIDFATGAIKHDRLLYDNNTPQPDHHATNTYASPTPILDEQHVYVHFGSYGTACLDRNTVETIWERRDLPCNHFRGPGSSPILYENKLIFHMDGFDFQYAIALDRHTGQTIWKVDRDIDYGTDNGDFYKAYSTPIIIQVGGVDQLISPASKTLLALNPDTGEEFWRVRYDEHSTTVRPLFDGERIYFSSGFSKAQMLCVRVDGQGDVTDTHVQWSQRKGIGAKPSPVLVAGRLFDVTDDGILERLDLETGEIVWKERLGGKFSASLLATKTHLYAFDHDGKGYVYTLGDTPQLVSENTLPSGCNASPAVIGDSLIVRTTTHLYRFENR